AGTTCCTATATTTACTCCAGTTTTTCCTGATACATTTGCTTTAGTTGTAGTTGAATTTGAACCAAATACTGTTGCATTTCCTTCTGTAGATTTTACTTCTCCATTTGTTGTTACATCATTTCCTGTTACTGATACTCCTTTATCTCCTGATATAGTTCCATCAGTTATTACTGTTGCACTTCCTTTTACTTCTGCATTACCTTTTGATGTAATTCCTGTATCTTTTCCTATAGTTATATCAGTTCCTGTTATTGTTAGGTTTTTGTTTTCACCAGTTGAATTTAGGCTAGTTTTTGGATTATTATCCTTATCACCTATATTTACTACTCCACCTGAAACTGCTATTTCACTACCACTAACATTACTATTTGCTATATTTACTTTCTTATTTGCTTTTACATCAACTTTATCACTAGCTGTTATGTTTCCTTCTATGTTAGTAGTTTTAGTAGTGTCATCACCTACATTAATAGCTTTACCATCTAATGTTCCATTTGATGTAATGCTTTCACCTTTTAATGTAATATCTGATTTAGTTGTTTCATCTCCTAGTTTTGCATCAGAATTTACTTTTAAGTTTGTTTTTGCTGTTACATTGATTGGTGAATTTGTATCTGTGCTTTTAATTGTTGTATCACCTGTGCCACTTCCATCTCCTAGTGTAACTGCTCCTGTTGTTGATTCTATATCTACACCTTTACCACTTACTGTTCCGTTTTTTACTGTTACATCATTAGTACCTGTAATATTTACTTTACCGTTATCAGATGTTATTACTCCACTTACTGTTGTACTTTCTGATAAAGTTCCATTTTTATCTTTTCCTATGTTTACTCCATCAGTTCCAGATACACTTCCTGAAGTTGTTGTTGATTTTTTCCCTGCTATCGTTGTTGTTGTTCCTGATATATCTCCTTTTGAATCAACTACATTTCCTATAATATTTACTTCTCCTTTTGTAGTCTCTCCTACTTTTGCATCATTCTCTACCGTTACTTTTTCCGTAGCATTTATATCTAATTTTCCTTCTATCTTTGTATCTGTACCTCCTTGTCCATCTCCAAGTTTTACATTATTTCCTGTAATTTCTGTTCCTGTTCCACTAGATACTGTTCCATTTGCTACTGTTACATCATTAGTACCTGTAATATTTACTTTTCCATCACTTGATGTAACATCTGCATTAACACTTGTAGTAGCTGATTTGCTAGTTCCATCAGTTCCTATACTTACTCCAGTTTTTCCTGATACATTTGCTTTAGTTGTAGTTGAATTTGAACCAAATACTGTTGCATTTCCTTCTGTAGATTTTACTTCTCCATTTGTTGTTACATCATTTCCTGTTACTTTAACATCTCCTGCTCCAGTTATGTTTCCTTCTATGTTAGTAGTTTTAGTAGTGTCATCACCTACATTAATAGCTTTACCATCTAATGTTCCATTTGATGTAATGCTTTCACCTTTTAATGTGATATCTGATTTAGTTGTTTCATCTCCTACTTTTGCATCAGAATTTACTTTTAAGTCTGTTTTTGCTGTTACATTGATTGGTGAATTTGTATCTGTGCTTTTAATTGTTGTATCACCTGTACCACTTCCATCTCCTAATGTAACTGTTCCATTAGTTGAATCTATATCTACACCTTTACCACTTACTGTTCCGTTTGCTACTGTTACAGCTCCACTAGCTTTTACTGTAACTTTTTCTGTCCCTGACACATCTCCTTCTACTGATGTAGTTTTACTTACTACAGCACCATTTTCATCTACTCCAATATTTACAGCACCATTATTAGTAGTTAAACTTCCAGTTGTGTTTGTTGTGTTTGTTCCAGCAATAGTTATATTTCCAGTAGCTGGTGTTTTTCCATTATTTGCTCCAGTAGTTTTTATAGTTCCACTAGTTGTTACATCATTTCCTGTAGCTTTTATATCTCCAGTGGCACTTACATTTCCACCAAAATTTACAGTACTTGTATTAGTTCCATCATCATTAGCTGCTCCTGTTAATGTAATATTTCTAGCAGTTATTTTTCCTTCACTATCTATTTTTTTAGAAGTAATATTTATATCTGGACTTGTTGTTTCTCCTTTAAATTCAACATCTTTCCATATACTTGTACTATCTGTCCCTTTTACATCCATAGTAGTTTTTGCTATAAATTTAGTATCTATTTTAGCATCGGTTCCATCTGCCATAGCTCCATTTTGTGCTTTTTTATCTCCTAATACAACATCTTTACTAGATATCTTAATAGTATCTGCTGTTACAGTATTATTTTTTATAGTTACTGAATCTGTAGCTTTTATATCAGCTGTATTTTTAGCTGTAACATTTCCTTCTACTGTTGTAGTTGTAGTGCTATCATTTCCTACATTTACATCTCCATTTGATGAAGTTAATGCTCCTGTAGTTGTTATTGTATTACCTAATATATCTACTTTTGTATTTCCTGATACTACACCTTTAACATCAGTCGTTGAACCATCTTTACCTATAATTACATTACCTGTTGAAGATGTTATACTTCCTGATGTGGTTACATTTGTGCCTAATACACTTATATCCCCATCTGATGATGTTAATTTTCCAGCAGTTTTAGACTCAACACTATTTCCTACTACACTAATCCCTGCTTTTCCTGTTACAGCATCATTTATTCTAACTGTTGCACCATCTTTACCAATGGTTACATTACCATTATTAGAATTAACTTCTCCACCTATAGTTACTTTATTTCCAGTTATATTGATATCTTTTCCATTAGTTGTAGTTGCATCTCTTCCTTTTGAAGTTACTGAGGAATTTACATCTACAGTATTTCCATCTATTTTTATAAAACTATCAGATACTAATGCTGATGATATAGTTGCACTTTCTGTTCCAGTAATAGTTATACTTCCCTTTTTATTAGTAGTTGTATTTTCTTTTGCTGTAATTCCTTTTTTTATCTCCGTAATATTTCCAGAAATATTTACATCTCCATTAGCAGTCGTTTTAGCATTAAATATTGCTGATTCAGTTGCTGTGATATTTATATCATTAGTTTCTAATCCTGGTTCATATCCTACAGTTACATTTTTACCTTCAAATACCAAGCTACTTATTTTACTGCTATCTCCTACCGAAGTATCATCTTTAATATCTATATTTTCTCCAGCTTTTATAGAGATTATTCCATTTTTTGTAAATAGCTTTGTATCATTACTAGTTCCATCTCCTACATTTATACTTTTCTTTCCTTCTATAAAGATTGTTCCAGCCCCTTTGCTTTCTAATGTTATTTTATTCAATGCTAAATTTTCGGCAGTGTATAAATTTATATTTTTTTCTGCTGATATATTGCTATTTTCTGCTAATTTTACTTCTCCTCTAATATTACCAGCATTATCTTTTCCACCTAAAGTAACATTTTCTGTAGCATTAATCTCTTTATTTATTAAGGTTTTATTTACTCCATCTACAGTTACATTTTTTCCATCTAATTTTGTAGATATTGTTGCTATACCCTTATTTTTAGTCATATCATCAGGAGCTGATGCATCCACTTCTGTACCATTAGCTTTAATAACTATATCATCTTTATTAGTAGAACTTTCATCTCCTATTTTTGTATTTTCATTAAGAGTTACATTCTTACCAGTAATATTTATTGTACCTGAAGTAGTTTGTCCCACATCTGAATTTATTTTTACACTACTTGTCGTATTGTTATTACCTATATTTACATCTCCAGCTGTGCTTTCTATAGTTACATTTTTACCTTTTAATGTTTGAGTAACTTTACTATCAGCAGCAATATTAAGATTAATATCTTTTTCTCCAGTGATTGTTAGTTTTTCTCCTGCTGTCAAATCACCTTTTACAGTAGTTGTAGCCTTTTCTCCTACAATTAAATTCTCACTAGCTGTTACTGCTGTATTTACGGTAGTTCCTGTATCTCCTTTAATAGTTACATTCTTACCGTCAAGAGTAGTTCCATTTGTCGTTGCTGTTCCTGCTGTTGCGGTAATATTAACATCTGCTTTTACTCCATTTTGTGTGGTATCTCCGATTACAGAGCCTGTTTTAATATTTACATTCCCTTTATCAGCTGTTATGTTAATAGAACCACTTGTATCTTTAGATTTTATAGTAGAAGTTCCTACTGCAATATTTCCTGTAGTTGCTGTTATATCTACGCCTTTTCCTACTAGCTCACCAGCATTTATATCTATTCCTTTATTTGCACTAAGAGTTATTTTTTCTTTAGCATCTATTTTATCACTAGCACTACCATTTAGAATTATTCCTTCAGTTGTAGCTGTAAATGTTACATTATTAGCATTATAGTTTCCACTTTTTTTCTCTATTTTTGTAGCCTCTATAGTAATATCTCCATTAGTTGAAGTCAAATCTCCTCTAGCAACTATATTTTTTCCTGATACAGCCTTAATATTTCCACCATTTGCAATATTAGCATTAAAATCTAGTGGTGTATTATCAGTAGCTTTTACTGTTAAATTTACATCACTACCATCTTTATTTGACACGCTAAAAGTTCCATCAAAATTTTTAGCATCGCTACTAGTTCCACCAGTCAAACCTTTATCTAAGATATTAAATGTAAAATCATTTCCTTTTATATTTTTTACTTCAAATTTCGCATTATTTCTATCTGCTGTATTTTTATTAAGATTTCCTACTGTTAAATCTGGAGTATCCCATTTATCTATAGTCATTGCTCCACCAGTAGTAGTAACATTGAAAGCTTGTAATTTTAATGTATTGCTAGCATCTCCATTATTTACAATATTTACTCCAGCCGTATTGTTGGTAATTAAATTATAAGCTCTAATATCTACATTTGAATTTTTAGTTGCTGTTATGCTCCCTGATAATTCTATCTTACCACCATTATTAGCAGCATCTCTAAATGGTTTATTTATATATCTATCTAAATCATTTTGATATTTATCATCTGTTATAGATTCTCCAAATATCATTCCAGTTGTCAAAGTAAATTTAGAATTATCCACATTAATATTATTAAATTTAGTTGTACCGGTTGAAGCAACTGCACTCACATAAGTATTTGCATTATTTAAATTAATATCTCCAGCATTATCTATTCCACCTTTTTTATATCCCATAAATTCTAATATATTTGTTCCACCATCTATAGTTAGACTATGATTATCCATATTTAATCCAACATTACCTGATTTTGGTGCAAAGACAAATAATCCACTATTTGTAACATTTACATCACTTTTTAAAGTAGCTGCCTCATTTGAATTCCAAGTTTCTTTATACACTTCATCTTTATTAGCTCCTAAATTTCCATCAGTTTCTTTAGATGTGCTGTGAGATAATAATTCTAATTTCGCATCTTGTCCTATATTTATATTTCCACCTAGTTTTAAATTAGTAGTAGCACTTCCAGCTCCATTAGCTTGTACCTGTATTAAAGCATTTCCACTTTGTATATCAATAGAAGTATTTGTTGTATCTCCTATATCAAAAGTACTTCTAGATGTTATTTTTAAATCACCAGCCGTATTAGTTATTTTTTTAGTAGTTATATCTCCAGCTTCTATAGACATTGAAGCATTATTTGTAATATTGTCATTATTTAATTCTCTATTAGCATATACAACCATTTCACCATTATTATTTATAATAGAGTTTACATTCATAGTTTTAGTATTATCATATACAGTACTATTTCCACCATCAACTACTCTTACTTCTAATTTGCCTGTAGAATTATTTGTAATGGTATTAGCATTTATCCTATCTTTAACCTCTATTTTTAAATTTCCTGATGTATTTGTTATAGTAGTATCTTTTATATCTCCTATTTTTTGATCAACTATAAAATCTCTTGCTAAATCACCTTTGGTAATTCCTGTAGCATTCTTTTCATCTTCTGTAATAGCATCATATAAGTTAGGGTTGGTATTTTGTTTTGATACAATTCTATTTGCTGTTATTGTAAATTCCCCTGCTTCATTTATAATCTCACCTACACCTATTCTCGTGCTATTTTTAGAAAATCCAGCATTAGCAGTTCCTTCACCTTTATGTATTATCTTATCAAAATAATATCTATCTGATCTAATATTACCTTCCCAAACAACATCATTATCTTTCATATCTATTACACTATCTTTAGCAGTGTCAAATATTAAATTCGTTGCACTAAAATCATATCCATGATTATAATAGTGTTTATTATCAAAAACTAAATTAGCACCATTACTTACTTTAAAAGTCATATCACCGGTTTTTTTAAAGTTAAATCCCCCTACTGGTTGATAACTTAAAGTACTTCCGATATCAAATGTTATTTTACCTTTTCCACTTACAGTAATATTATCATCAAACACATAATTATATTGTAACGCTTTATTACTACCATTATGATGATTATCATAACGTCCTAAAAAATAAATATTTGAACCTTCACCTAACGCAAAAGTTGATTTTTTAAATACAAACAAATCTCTTCCTGATTTACTATCATTATCTATTACATTTAAACTTCCACTTTTATGAAAAATAAGGTCTGCATCAAAAACACCATTATAAACATTTTCTATATTTATATCTCCTGATGTTTTTACAATTTTTCCACTATAAGTAATATTTTTACCATTTATATTCCAAGTTGATTGCTTTCCAACTGCAATTTCAGCATCAGCAATATTTAAATCTTTTCCTACTTCTAAATTTAAAGCTCCACCTTTCATATCTACATGAAGATTACCATTATTTATACCTTTAATATTAATTGAAGTATTTGCTTTAAAAGTTAAATCATTTGTATTGTCATCATTTGCGATAATATCAGCATTTACATCAATTTTACCTTCATCTGTTCCAGTTCCTTCAGTTGTTATTGTTACATTTGTGCCTTTTAAACCTTCTACTATTGTTTTATTTTTAATGGTTCCACCGGTTAATTTATTATCGTTTTCTCCATCTACAATAGTTATATTTATAGGGTCTATCAACCAAGTTCCTGTCTTAGCATTTTGCGACCTAGTATCTACTTTCACATCATCGTTGATTTTTATATTCTTACCTGATGTTTCTATAAGTCCGCCATTACCGTCCTTTGAAGTAGCACTATATTTTCCACTGTATTCTGCATTATCTCCCCACATCAAAATATCTCCAGCATTTTTATCTGCTGAACTACTGATATTTGTATTTTTTTCTATTTTTAAATCTGTGGTTTCATTTCTATTTCCTATAGTTATAGCTTGTCCATTTGTAGAAACTATGCCACCGATTTTGATATTTTTACCCCTAATATCAATTTTTCCATTTTTAGCTATGATATCTCCTAGGTTTATTACTTTACCATTAGGAGCTTGTATTTCATATGCTATAGCTCTATTTTTTAAATCTTGTATGGTTACTTTTGTCCCTGCTGCTAATAAAATATTACCATTTTCAGCCTTTACAATTCCACTATTTTTTATCTCATTTCCTATTAAGGCTAATTTGCCGTCTTGAACTATGATTAAGCCTTGATTTTCTACCTTTGCTCCATTATTTCCAGCAAATATGTCTTTTTTATCTAAAAAATCTTTATTTGATATATCTAAGCTTGATGCTACTAGGCTTTTTGTATCAATTCTAGCATTTTGTCCGAATACAATACCACTTGTATTTATTAAATATACATTTGCATTAGATTGTAAAAGTCCATCAAAAAATGTTTCTTTTCCATCTAGCACTCTATTTAACACCCTGCTATTGCTATTTTCTTGTAAAAATTTTACTATTTCATCTTTGTAAGTATCAAAATTTTTCCAGTCTATGATACTGCCGTCGCTATTTTTAATAGTTAGCTTATTTCCTTCTCTTATGATATCTACTTTACCTGATATAACATTTTCTCCTATAGGTAAGCCAAATGCTACTTCCCCTGTTATTAATAATGTTACAACTAAGCTTTTTGTAAGTTTGATTTTATTTTTTTTCATTTTTTGAATTTGTTTTACTTTACTTGCCATTTTTTATCTCCCACAATTAAAATCTTGCTTCTGCTTTCATTCCGAATACAAATTTAGATTCGTTTTGAGAAGCTGCCGTATTTACAATGTCATAACCAATATTAGTATCTAGTTTAAAATGCTTAAATTGTTTTAATCTAAAACCTACACCAAATGTATCAATTTTTTCTGTTTTTGTCTTATTATCAAATACATTATATTCTCTTGCCAACGCATAATCGTTATATACATATATAGTATTTTTCTTACCAAATTCAAGTTCGTTTTTTATTAAAATATAATCTTGTGGTTTTATGCTATTATCTGATTTTCTCGTAGCTCTTACTGAGTTTTGCGTTATTAAATCATTTGATAATTCAGCATTTAAAATTTTACTTGATAAAGCACCTTCAACCTTTAAATAATATCTTGCCGCTTCTTGAAACTGCCATAAAAAATTACTTTCCATTGAAAGTTTTGCATAATTTTTAGATAAATGTTCTTCTATTGATTTTGTATTTCCTTCTAATTTTAAATCAAAATCAAAATATTTATCAGCCATTCTTTTATTAAAATAATAACCTACATAAGGGATAAAGAAGTGCTTTGTTTCTTTTGAAACGGTCTGACCTAAAAATTCTAATTTATTACCTGATATTATATATTTTGCCCCAGCATATATTTTATTTTTTACTTCATAATTATCCATAAATATCGGTAAATTATACAAATATCTTACATCGGCTTCAAAATTTTTTGCTTTCATAGTGATAACATCATCTAAAAATTTTTTCTTTGCTATTCCGTAACCTAAATTCATATCAAATTCACCATGCAATTCTTCTATAGGATTATGATAATACATTCCAAAATATGTTAAGTCTTCTAATGTCCTTACAACATTTAGCCCTAATACATCATCGTTGCCCGTTGTATTGTAATTTAAATACTGATATCCATATCTGAATTGTTTATTTCTTTTATCGCTTTTACCATAATTATCCACAAATAATCTATGTCTTGGCTCTTTTTTAGAATCTTCAATTAAATTAGCTGTTAAATATCCATCTGGTGATAAAGAATATTTTAATAATAAATTTCTATTAGGGTTTTCTTCTATAATTTGTAAATCCCTTTTATCCAAATCATCTTGATTACCACCAATTTTTAAGCTTAATAATTTAGCTTTTTTAAAATCTGATTCACCTTGATTATATGTGATTTTTGAGATAACTGGCATAATATCATAATAAATAACGCCTGCTTCTTTTTCTTTTGTTATACACCTTACTTTAAATTTTGTTCCGTATGTATTATCAAAATACTTTTGAATATTTTCTTCATTATTTTTTAATTGTTCGTATGAAATATCACCAGTTTTATCATCAAGTATATTAGTTATTGCATTGATATCTTTTTCTAAAAGATAATCAGTCATTCCACTAAGCTCATAAGATTTAACATTTATAATATCTTGCGCATTAAGCATTTCACTTAATATAAATAATGCACCTAAAGTTTTTAAAGTTTTATTCATTAATACTCTCCTAGATATTGCATTTTTATTAATAAATTATACTATATATATATATATATATATCAAATATAAATTTCAAATAAATACAACTTTTATAATTAAACATATCACAAGTTTTTTATTGTTTGTTAAATATTTTTTAATAGATATTAAAAATATAAGCTAGATTTTGTAAAGAAAATTTAAGAAATTAATCAACACCATTAAAATATTAAATTTA
The sequence above is a segment of the Campylobacter sp. MG1 genome. Coding sequences within it:
- a CDS encoding filamentous hemagglutinin N-terminal domain-containing protein, which translates into the protein MASKVKQIQKMKKNKIKLTKSLVVTLLITGEVAFGLPIGENVISGKVDIIREGNKLTIKNSDGSIIDWKNFDTYKDEIVKFLQENSNSRVLNRVLDGKETFFDGLLQSNANVYLINTSGIVFGQNARIDTKSLVASSLDISNKDFLDKKDIFAGNNGAKVENQGLIIVQDGKLALIGNEIKNSGIVKAENGNILLAAGTKVTIQDLKNRAIAYEIQAPNGKVINLGDIIAKNGKIDIRGKNIKIGGIVSTNGQAITIGNRNETTDLKIEKNTNISSSADKNAGDILMWGDNAEYSGKYSATSKDGNGGLIETSGKNIKINDDVKVDTRSQNAKTGTWLIDPINITIVDGENDNKLTGGTIKNKTIVEGLKGTNVTITTEGTGTDEGKIDVNADIIANDDNTNDLTFKANTSINIKGINNGNLHVDMKGGALNLEVGKDLNIADAEIAVGKQSTWNINGKNITYSGKIVKTSGDINIENVYNGVFDADLIFHKSGSLNVIDNDSKSGRDLFVFKKSTFALGEGSNIYFLGRYDNHHNGSNKALQYNYVFDDNITVSGKGKITFDIGSTLSYQPVGGFNFKKTGDMTFKVSNGANLVFDNKHYYNHGYDFSATNLIFDTAKDSVIDMKDNDVVWEGNIRSDRYYFDKIIHKGEGTANAGFSKNSTRIGVGEIINEAGEFTITANRIVSKQNTNPNLYDAITEDEKNATGITKGDLARDFIVDQKIGDIKDTTITNTSGNLKIEVKDRINANTITNNSTGKLEVRVVDGGNSTVYDNTKTMNVNSIINNNGEMVVYANRELNNDNITNNASMSIEAGDITTKKITNTAGDLKITSRSTFDIGDTTNTSIDIQSGNALIQVQANGAGSATTNLKLGGNINIGQDAKLELLSHSTSKETDGNLGANKDEVYKETWNSNEAATLKSDVNVTNSGLFVFAPKSGNVGLNMDNHSLTIDGGTNILEFMGYKKGGIDNAGDINLNNANTYVSAVASTGTTKFNNINVDNSKFTLTTGMIFGESITDDKYQNDLDRYINKPFRDAANNGGKIELSGSITATKNSNVDIRAYNLITNNTAGVNIVNNGDASNTLKLQAFNVTTTGGAMTIDKWDTPDLTVGNLNKNTADRNNAKFEVKNIKGNDFTFNILDKGLTGGTSSDAKNFDGTFSVSNKDGSDVNLTVKATDNTPLDFNANIANGGNIKAVSGKNIVARGDLTSTNGDITIEATKIEKKSGNYNANNVTFTATTEGIILNGSASDKIDAKEKITLSANKGIDINAGELVGKGVDITATTGNIAVGTSTIKSKDTSGSINITADKGNVNIKTGSVIGDTTQNGVKADVNITATAGTATTNGTTLDGKNVTIKGDTGTTVNTAVTASENLIVGEKATTTVKGDLTAGEKLTITGEKDINLNIAADSKVTQTLKGKNVTIESTAGDVNIGNNNTTSSVKINSDVGQTTSGTINITGKNVTLNENTKIGDESSTNKDDIVIKANGTEVDASAPDDMTKNKGIATISTKLDGKNVTVDGVNKTLINKEINATENVTLGGKDNAGNIRGEVKLAENSNISAEKNINLYTAENLALNKITLESKGAGTIFIEGKKSINVGDGTSNDTKLFTKNGIISIKAGENIDIKDDTSVGDSSKISSLVFEGKNVTVGYEPGLETNDINITATESAIFNAKTTANGDVNISGNITEIKKGITAKENTTTNKKGSITITGTESATISSALVSDSFIKIDGNTVDVNSSVTSKGRDATTTNGKDINITGNKVTIGGEVNSNNGNVTIGKDGATVRINDAVTGKAGISVVGNSVESKTAGKLTSSDGDISVLGTNVTTSGSITSSTGNVIIGKDGSTTDVKGVVSGNTKVDILGNTITTTGALTSSNGDVNVGNDSTTTTTVEGNVTAKNTADIKATDSVTIKNNTVTADTIKISSKDVVLGDKKAQNGAMADGTDAKIDTKFIAKTTMDVKGTDSTSIWKDVEFKGETTSPDINITSKKIDSEGKITARNITLTGAANDDGTNTSTVNFGGNVSATGDIKATGNDVTTSGTIKTTGANNGKTPATGNITIAGTNTTNTTGSLTTNNGAVNIGVDENGAVVSKTTSVEGDVSGTEKVTVKASGAVTVANGTVSGKGVDIDSTNGTVTLGDGSGTGDTTIKSTDTNSPINVTAKTDLKVNSDAKVGDETTKSDITLKGESITSNGTLDGKAINVGDDTTKTTNIEGNITGAGDVKVTGNDVTTNGEVKSTEGNATVFGSNSTTTKANVSGKTGVSIGTDGTSKSATTSVNADVTSSDGKVNITGTNDVTVANGTVSSGTGTEITGNNVKLGDGQGGTDTKIEGKLDINATEKVTVENDAKVGETTKGEVNIIGNVVDSKGDISGTTTTIAGKKSTTTSGSVSGTDGVNIGKDKNGTLSESTTVSGVITSDNGKVNITGTNDVTVKNGTVSGKGVDIESTTGAVTLGDGSGTGDTTIKSTDTNSPINVTAKTNLKVNSDAKLGDETTKSDITLKGESITSNGTLDGKAINVGDDTTKTTNIEGNITASDKVDVKANKKVNIANSNVSGSEIAVSGGVVNIGDKDNNPKTSLNSTGENKNLTITGTDITIGKDTGITSKGNAEVKGSATVITDGTISGDKGVSVTGNDVTTNGEVKSTEGNATVFGSNSTTTKANVSGKTGVNIGTDGTNKSATTSVNADVTSSDGKVNITGTNDVTVANGTVSGKGVDIESTTGTVTLGDGAGGVDTIIKAKEKLDIKSPLKIEINKDSSLYSENEIDINSSNVLIDGGKVVSEGNINLNTDIKGKNQVTITNNDENRGDVTSNAQLTIGNGNTNLNLINSDITSGVDKGFKTNLDNANLTIDTTSTIDGKKTVKKPIFTIFENIIDAVIDIKEKIFAKGVARQEKVDYQGKYTVENIENKKKVRKITGKGSAKVENNIEK